The following DNA comes from Rosa rugosa chromosome 5, drRosRugo1.1, whole genome shotgun sequence.
TCCTCAATCTGTAAACTCGAATGCTGAAATTTACAGAAAATACATCACAAGGTCCACAATCTCAATGAGAGAAACTGATGATTCTAGTATTGGATACATTTAACTATGAGACCTTAGGCATAGGTTTATTTTTGAAGACAAGTTTGATATGGTTCGATGACATAAATTAAGCTAAATCACGAGGGGAGCATCTTTACAATGGTTCAGGCCCGAGTTACAGAGGGCTGAACAAGTTGACATACGCTAAAACTTGAAAATAGCAGCGCCACTTGAAGGCTTGGAAGCAAAAACATACAAGCCGAGATCGTTATTGTTTATGACACCTCCACGAATCCTTGACTGGTAGAACCGTTCCTGATAAGATAGAAGAACCATAAGGACATTTGTATTCAACAACCCAATTGTTAGTGTTGGAAAGTATAGGCCCACGAATTTACCTTTAAATTGAGGATGAACTGTGGGACAATACTATCTTTTACCAATGCAACTGCACAGCCACCCCACCCGGCTCCTGTCAGCCTTGCCCCAAGAGCACCATTCTCTTTACAAATATTTACAAGTTCTTCTAACTCCGGACAACTAGTCAAGTGAAACAAAGTATAGGTAGTAAATAAAACTGCGGGTAAGAAACGCCAACTAAAGTTCTGAATTCAGAAACCAGTACTGCAAGGATGATTCATTGGCTTTCACGAGGTCATACAAAAAGGTAAAACAGTTAATCTTGTTTAGGTCTAGAAGTCTTGGGAAGCTTTTGGTTTTTAATCAGAATATATGAAATTCATTGTCACACAGTCATAATGTTGCAACAATTTATACCTGCACTCATATAAAACACTGCAGCTATAGTGACTCGCATTCATAAGATCACCAAGATTCTTCAGCTTAGCCTCGTCACTGCAAAAATACAACAGCATTAATAAAACCCTGGTATTGTCTACATCGTACCAATCTAGCTTGAAAAAATAAGGCAACAATGCAAATAGTAAGATACCAGAACTATATGTGCAAAATGCAGAAGGTAATTGCTACAAATGAATTGTTTACGATGCAAAATCCCATTGACAAAAGTTCAGCCATTGCAATAAAACTACATGTAGTACTGATTTGACAGCATCTTCATTCATGCTTCAAAGGAACATCCACATATCGTGGTGACCATCTATGTAAAAGCATACTACAGCAACATGTTAAGTAAAAGTTTCTCATTTTCTGACAGATCTAAGACCCGGATCAGTTTTTTTAGTTTCTTAATGAAAACATTTCTTCTCCATCTTTAATCAATGTAAGTACTTCTAATGCATCATGGGGAACGAGGGGGATATGGCATGCCCTAGCAGCAAAAGTTATTTGCCTCCCTGTCTTAAAGCCCTGAGAGGAGAAAGATTATTCCCATCCTTAAGGCCTGAAATTAGCATTTCCTCAACTAATAAATATACCTTAAATCTGATGATACAGTGTCCTTGAACGCATGTACCCGCTTGGCTTCAGAGTACACATGGGAGGCTCTCTGGTAAATAAGACTTTGTtagaattaaaagaaaagaatcaaCAGATTTAGTGATGATTGGATAAAGAAGAAAACAGAACAAGTACCTGATATAACTTGAAGTGTTTTGCAGCCTTCAACACATCCAGAGAAGATGCAGAATTTCGAAAGATAGATTCTAGATTTTCCCCAGTGATTTTCTCAATTTCGTCAACTGTATAAGGTTCTTCCTTCAAAAATTTCTGTAACAAAGCTGAAAGTGATATTATGAACTGCATGTGACAAAATGTGCATCAACCACTAGTTGATAAATCAAAAATGTGGGCAGAAAATGAAAGAACATACCTTTACAGCCAGGTTAGGATCTGAAGACTCATGGGTACTAGCATATGACATGCACAACCCTTCAACATCAGAAAGAGTTTTGACATTTGAAATTGCATCTTGTGGCTTCATTCCCAACTTTATAGCAAGTAGAATCTGAAGTACAAGATCACATTGTGAGTAGAGACTATCTCAGACAAAAATGTATCGTACTCATCTTAAATTCTATAATAACTTTATATTCAGACAGCTATCCAACTTGTGTAAAAAAAACATTTTCAGCTGCCCATCCACTTGTCAGTAACATTCATAAAACAGACCCTGTCTGTACTAGCACCTAGGACCTCAACAAATTTAAACTTTATGCACATTTAGGACTCAGCCTATGTCACATATAAAAATTCATGATATTATAATATATATCAAACTTACTGAAGCCAGACGACATTCAACAACTCTGTTGTTGTAATTGGTAGCAGCAGTTACTGCTTTCAGAGAGTCTGCCAAGGAATGGGCTACAACAAAAGTTCCACCAGCTGGAAGTTGCACATCAGTAGCACGAATAGGGTTGAAATCAATTAGTTCTGCAAAACCAGGCTTAGCCATTACAGAGATTGCCTGCGTGTTGAATCAATATTAGGACAACTGCATATACAGGGATATCCAAACCAAAAGTCATGATCGGCAATAAGGAAATCATCAATCACCTGATCCATTCCACCAGATTGTGTACCAATGTGTCGCTCACAATCACATGTAAGTTGAGCAATTTCTTTCTGTTCACAAGGAAGGAATGTTAGCATTTAAAAGAGGTGATTCCACTCAGGAGGTCCCCTGAAGTATATTATCTATGTAGTCAGTAAACTATTGGTAGCGACAGTATACCTTGGGAAAATTCTCATCAAAAGCAGCCATAATAGCAATGGTAGAAGCACAAACTAATGCTGCAGAGCTTGATAATCCAGACCCTACATGACACgaataaatgaataaataatGTCCGGGAGTTTACTCCACCATATCAGAAGACAGTCTTATATGCGTAGTAAAGTCAATTGATGGAAACTTTACCTGTAGGAACTGTTCCATCGATAAGAACATCGAGTCCCACTGGTTCACCCAGATCTATTCCTCGGGATCTGGCAAATTCATAGAAACCTTTGTACCTAAAGAATGCAAACAATCAGTTTCTCACATGCAATTGGAAATAGTACTTTTAAACTCAACAGCAacaaaaatcaaccaaatacaTGTTCCCACAATATACAGAACAGAGAACACGAAGAGAAGACAGTAAACAAATGTGTAGCACCAACTGATTTCACTTGGCAGTTCAAAAGAACACTCGATTGATTACTCGAGATGAACTAAAGTAATGTCACAACACTCAAAGCACAGCAAAATTCCTTtgtttctatcatgcaaatcaCAACATAACAGAGCAACAATCAAGCAAAATCTCGAGTTCTCACCCACAAATGAAATAATGGCCCCATTTGTGATTCTTCAAATCAATTTCCTGTTATACAAAATTGACCGTATAAGCATACGAGCAAGTCGAACATTTTATAGCAACAatcaaacttgaaaaaaaaaaatccagaaaattcaaatatattggACCTGGTTAGGATCAGCAGGATAAGTACACATTTCATACTTATCGTTAACATTCGCAATTCTCAGAACCTTCTCCCCTTCGTTCCTCCTTATCGCCACAATAGTATCCTGCCGTATCGCCATCGGCAACACCGAGTATCCCTCATAGTCTATATGCTCTCCGATCAAGTTCACTCTCCCTGCCGCCACCGCCGTCCGatcacaaaatcaaaatcaattcaatCACGTAAAACCAAACCATAAGAGATAGAGAGATGAATAACAAACCTGGAGAGCGAGCGCAGAGTTGAGGAAGGTGACCGAAGACCTTGTGGAACTTGGTCTTGAGGCGGTGGAAGCGGAGCTGGGCCTCCTCGAGTTGCGAGGAATCGCCGTAGACTTCGTCGAGAGCGGAGTGGATTGGGATCGGGAGTTCTTCGTGCCTCATCATTTGAGCCATCCGTAACCAACTCTCGCAAACCGAATCTtctttttatattacaaagttTCAATCACACACTCTGGAAAGCACCGTTttcgatgatgatgatgacaggATGACGACGACAGTGAGTGATTGTGCAATATATAGTATTTTATTTTCCCTCCTTTGGGCTTTTCCGGAATTTTGGGCAATTAACCGCCGGTTAAGGATAAGAGAGGTTTATCCGTTCTGATCTTGGTTCGGATAATTTTTagtgcagaagaagaagaagaagagtccgGGTTGTACAGTGCCGGTTAATACGGGATTGACAGCTAAATTCGCTGCACCGTTTTATCCGAGTTTAGATTAGATTCAACTTCAACCGTTATATTAGGGTTACATCTGTCTTTTTACTGCTTGGGAATTTACTGGCGACGAAGGAGGAGAGGGTGACACGTATGGTAATAGTTGACGGACACGTCAGGGATTTCAAACTGGGTCACGGAAGGAAGGAGGTGGGGAATAAATTCCAACAGGGGATTCTTTTACATAAAtgtaccttttttttctttttcgtgaCAGACGGTCCACATTTAATGGTGGATGAGGTACGAAGATGCTAACGATACTGTACTTGCGTGCCACTCATGAAGTGGTCATTTTTGGTcactaagagcaagtccacccgtagtcaagaaatgtcaaggtcgagaagtcaagaattcgaccggtcaagttactattcactgccactggacatgggtttgcacccgttgtttttcttgcccggtgaACACTTTTCAGTCTTTTACTGTTCACGCTACTGTTCACGCAAAAATACTGTTCATCAGTGGTATTTAAATGCAAAGCCTCTAATGGTTCTCTTCCATGTGGTCTGCAGCTGCCGGCCCAAAGGatgtcgctacgcgacaagcGCGTTGCTGCAGTCGTTCAGCAGTTGCGGCGCCACGCGTCAAGCTGCTGTCCCTCACTTCCCAAGCAGGCGCGTCTCCTTCTCCCCTGTGTTGCTGACGTCCCCCACGTTGTGTTTGCAGCCTTCCTTCTCCATGAGCTCGTCTCTTTCTTGCCTGGGCATGAAAATAGTCATTCCCATGACTATTTTCTTGGCTGTAGTCAGGAAGGAGTGATTCTTGCCCAGTCAAGCTTCCACCGGTGGAAGAGAAGATTTTGCAAAGAAAGTCACCTAGTCAGCTTTTTCATGACTATAACCAGGCAAGGGCAAACCAGTGCACTTGTTCTAAGTTCTCCGTAGtaatttcattttccacttcatttTTTCCGCGATAATCTTAGTCATGATCGGGCGCATGAACGAGAACATAAAACATTTTGCAGATAATGAAAAGTCAGTTTGCAAATATGTAACCATATGCATTACATTGACGCTTTCTACAAAGTTATTGGCTTTTATCATCATTATGGTAATCAACTTAGGCTCAAAGTCTCAAAACACCTGGCAAGTGGGATTTGCACGTGATGATTCTCAAAGTATAAATACTAACaaacttaaaattaaaattataatGGTGATGAAAAGCAATTGCCTTTGCTACGAATATTTTCTCCATTTCAGACACATAGAGCATCTTTAACGAAAAAGTCATTTTCAAGTCAAAGTAACTAAAACGTCATTTTAACTAGCTACCTTAGAAATTTATTTGCATCAGTgctttctattttagctaattttaaattttttaattttttaaatgaagattaaataatttaaatatatttataaattacataaaataactcaaaatgaatctTTTAAATTATACAGAGTCTAGAAAGTAAAGACAAACCAGacataaatttattaaaatattaaaagaaAAGAACGCGCTTCTACGCGCTTGCCGCCTCTAGCTTGCTTTTCTTCTCCGTCCGGCGGCACGTCCTGGGGACGTAGTCGTCGGACGGGACGTGAATGGTAGCGCCTCTCTTGGTTGCCA
Coding sequences within:
- the LOC133710504 gene encoding galactokinase, with translation MAQMMRHEELPIPIHSALDEVYGDSSQLEEAQLRFHRLKTKFHKVFGHLPQLCARSPGRVNLIGEHIDYEGYSVLPMAIRQDTIVAIRRNEGEKVLRIANVNDKYEMCTYPADPNQEIDLKNHKWGHYFICGYKGFYEFARSRGIDLGEPVGLDVLIDGTVPTGSGLSSSAALVCASTIAIMAAFDENFPKKEIAQLTCDCERHIGTQSGGMDQAISVMAKPGFAELIDFNPIRATDVQLPAGGTFVVAHSLADSLKAVTAATNYNNRVVECRLASILLAIKLGMKPQDAISNVKTLSDVEGLCMSYASTHESSDPNLAVKKFLKEEPYTVDEIEKITGENLESIFRNSASSLDVLKAAKHFKLYQRASHVYSEAKRVHAFKDTVSSDLSDEAKLKNLGDLMNASHYSCSVLYECSCPELEELVNICKENGALGARLTGAGWGGCAVALVKDSIVPQFILNLKERFYQSRIRGGVINNNDLGLYVFASKPSSGAAIFKF